In Nocardia asteroides, the following proteins share a genomic window:
- a CDS encoding DUF7373 family lipoprotein, with amino-acid sequence MRKLRLGSAILTLGLALSACGGGSEAAESTAPQVDVAKLDSGNNPTTPVDLESTRTPTSGALREAIRIGAATPVAFQFDPRFVYATGYKGGRHLTEADPPYFSGSGIESKDFNTAIPGIVAGWESSADRRAELSAGRSVETITLRFSTADQAKFAATELSNRSPGTARQIPGYSDALAKVEVKSEPLPSQNVRAWLTRGDLLLSIRISDPIGLPYDADADATVAQRFFDKQIEMLRSYTPTPLKEIAELPLDTESLLSHTLPTEASKRPNKGTSSSAVYPLQAVLHLEEKPADIATAYADAGIDYVAFDTGSIYRARDAAAALRFRAALDKDPEGNPDYMKVESPPNLPVVNCYNATPKVKYASDAPPVCHGVIGRYAFGVSGTNLQDVYQRAAAQYKLLVGFS; translated from the coding sequence ATGCGAAAACTCCGTCTGGGCAGCGCGATACTGACACTCGGTCTCGCGTTGAGCGCGTGTGGTGGTGGTTCGGAAGCCGCCGAGTCGACGGCGCCGCAGGTCGACGTGGCGAAACTGGACTCCGGCAACAACCCGACCACACCGGTAGACCTGGAATCGACCCGGACCCCGACGTCCGGCGCCTTGCGCGAGGCGATCCGGATCGGCGCCGCGACGCCCGTCGCCTTCCAGTTCGATCCGCGTTTCGTCTACGCGACCGGATACAAGGGCGGCCGCCACCTCACCGAGGCTGACCCGCCCTACTTCAGCGGGTCCGGTATCGAATCCAAGGATTTCAACACCGCGATCCCGGGCATAGTCGCCGGGTGGGAGAGTTCGGCCGACCGCCGCGCCGAACTCTCGGCCGGCCGCAGCGTGGAGACGATCACGCTCCGCTTCTCCACTGCCGACCAGGCCAAATTCGCGGCCACCGAGCTGTCCAACCGCAGCCCCGGTACCGCTCGCCAGATCCCCGGCTACTCCGACGCGCTGGCCAAGGTGGAAGTCAAGTCCGAACCGCTGCCTTCCCAGAACGTCCGCGCCTGGCTGACCCGCGGTGACCTGCTGCTGTCCATTCGGATCTCCGACCCGATCGGCCTGCCGTACGACGCCGACGCCGACGCGACGGTCGCGCAACGCTTCTTCGACAAGCAGATCGAGATGCTCCGCTCGTACACGCCGACTCCGTTGAAGGAGATCGCCGAACTGCCACTCGACACCGAAAGCCTGCTCAGTCACACGTTGCCGACCGAGGCGTCGAAACGCCCGAACAAGGGCACGAGCAGCTCGGCTGTCTATCCGCTCCAGGCCGTCCTGCACCTCGAGGAAAAGCCCGCGGACATCGCCACCGCGTACGCCGACGCCGGCATCGACTATGTGGCTTTCGACACCGGCTCGATCTACCGCGCCCGCGATGCCGCCGCTGCCCTCCGGTTCCGGGCGGCGCTGGACAAAGACCCGGAGGGCAACCCGGACTACATGAAGGTCGAGAGCCCGCCGAATCTCCCAGTTGTCAACTGCTACAACGCCACACCCAAGGTGAAGTACGCATCCGACGCACCGCCGGTCTGCCACGGTGTCATCGGCCGCTACGCCTTCGGCGTATCCGGCACGAACCTGCAGGACGTGTACCAACGGGCAGCCGCCCAATACAAGCTGCTCGTCGGGTTCAGCTGA
- a CDS encoding serine/threonine protein kinase — MALRPGAIVGGYRVIKVLGAGGMGTVYLAQNPSLPRRDALKVLSGDLSTDPEFRGRFEREANLAAGLDHPNIVAVYNRGDEDGQLWIAMQYVDGTDASAEVAKGPAAMPPHRALRIIGEVGKGLDYAHRRGLLHRDIKPANFMIAAAEDDDEERVLLTDFGVAKSSDDGQDLTATGNFMATVAYAPPEQLMGTKLDHRADIYSLGCSLYKLLTGQNPYPATVPAMVMMGHLHEPPPRATAVRPDLPPAIDHVIAKVMAKDPAHRYNTCREFIQDAHAALFGAPMQAPASQGFLTTPRTPIAGGPPTAATDVVTPHWGTDPSRAVASPQWGTDPSRAIVGQPYQGGVPESDILTARNPKPHRPKRTRKLLLSGLAAVVVTALIATGIFALTRPDTPTGGGDPMAQARSQNPEFSGKTITAYNFGNNTLSVVLNPSDQWKFLRDLDFDYNPDFKAVGDEKSPRALSVGDYNVKNSTDVVVVLRTDSQAGNGGFRGLPYSMTSGKGKVVVIDDPATVQAFQVWSDQSQRILIDKMIPAIAKAIG, encoded by the coding sequence ATGGCCTTGCGGCCCGGCGCAATTGTTGGTGGCTACCGAGTGATCAAGGTGCTCGGTGCCGGTGGCATGGGCACCGTCTACCTCGCGCAGAACCCGAGCCTGCCCCGCCGCGACGCCCTCAAGGTGCTCAGCGGCGACCTGTCGACCGACCCCGAGTTCCGCGGGCGTTTCGAACGCGAGGCCAACCTCGCCGCCGGCCTGGACCATCCCAATATCGTCGCGGTGTACAACCGCGGCGACGAGGACGGCCAGCTGTGGATCGCCATGCAGTACGTCGACGGCACCGACGCCTCCGCCGAGGTCGCCAAGGGCCCCGCGGCCATGCCGCCGCACCGCGCGCTGCGCATCATCGGCGAGGTCGGCAAGGGTCTCGACTACGCCCACCGCCGTGGCCTGCTGCACCGCGACATCAAGCCGGCCAACTTCATGATCGCCGCCGCCGAGGACGACGACGAGGAACGCGTCCTGCTCACCGACTTCGGCGTCGCCAAGTCCTCCGACGACGGCCAGGACCTCACCGCGACCGGCAACTTCATGGCCACCGTCGCCTACGCACCGCCCGAGCAGTTGATGGGCACCAAGCTCGACCACCGCGCCGACATCTACAGCCTCGGCTGCTCCCTCTATAAGCTCCTCACCGGCCAGAACCCGTACCCCGCCACCGTGCCGGCCATGGTCATGATGGGCCACCTGCACGAACCCCCACCGCGCGCCACCGCCGTCCGCCCCGACCTCCCACCCGCGATCGACCACGTCATCGCCAAGGTCATGGCCAAGGACCCGGCCCACCGCTACAACACCTGCCGCGAATTCATCCAGGACGCCCACGCCGCCCTCTTCGGCGCCCCCATGCAGGCCCCCGCCTCCCAGGGCTTCCTCACCACCCCCCGCACCCCTATCGCCGGCGGCCCACCCACCGCCGCCACCGATGTCGTCACCCCCCACTGGGGCACCGACCCGAGCCGCGCCGTCGCCAGTCCCCAGTGGGGCACCGACCCCAGCCGCGCCATCGTCGGCCAGCCCTACCAGGGCGGCGTCCCCGAAAGCGACATCCTCACCGCCCGCAACCCGAAGCCCCACCGCCCCAAACGCACCCGCAAGCTCCTCCTCTCCGGCTTGGCCGCAGTAGTCGTCACAGCCTTGATCGCCACCGGCATCTTCGCCCTGACCCGACCGGACACACCCACCGGCGGCGGCGACCCGATGGCCCAGGCCCGCAGCCAGAATCCCGAGTTCAGCGGAAAAACCATCACCGCCTACAACTTCGGCAACAACACACTCTCGGTCGTCCTCAACCCGAGCGATCAATGGAAGTTCCTGCGCGACCTGGACTTCGACTACAACCCTGACTTCAAGGCGGTGGGCGACGAAAAGTCGCCGCGGGCACTGTCGGTGGGCGACTACAACGTCAAAAACAGCACCGACGTTGTCGTCGTACTCCGCACCGACAGTCAGGCCGGAAACGGCGGCTTCCGTGGCCTCCCATACTCGATGACCAGCGGCAAAGGAAAAGTAGTCGTCATCGACGACCCAGCCACGGTCCAGGCCTTCCAGGTCTGGAGCGATCAATCACAAAGAATCCTCATCGACAAAATGATCCCGGCAATCGCGAAGGCCATCGGCTGA